A single region of the Streptomyces sp. NBC_01381 genome encodes:
- a CDS encoding ABC transporter substrate-binding protein: protein MMFNHPPKEWGPLEWLVAAVVVIALVAGAVTWNSSRPGPCGDGLEQIAGECVGVTDHAFDADEKTKSLIKAVADENARVEQGWENPSGGKARTPYVRIALMMPFTSDESSAMTGDMIRRALAGAHAAQLEANSASGPHYQLLFAPDGKDLSEWKPVVDRLAELTRDTRAPLVGVTGIPSSTTETREAVAELTRRGIPTVGPVITAASMNSRYFFKTSPNNEQFAKALTRYLDRYPQEKKGLLLWDSREGDVYSQNLREVFDRHFGKTYDLKNHNSHYIGSSGDDQGIPRRFADAVARICRDKADTVFFAGRDQDLPAFINRLAHEGGCDRGGGKLRILKVGIGLEPTLTSADAARSLHRANATIVDASAYDPAWAKATGEAPSGFSPFLARFKKIDSEHELGAEPLKDGYAAMYHDGFALLASAVDRTYGEINEGGAHTPDPALLPSTKDVYSTLTISTINGGACTGCLVGAGGTYGFTGPGENNQWAVCKPVPIIEFPPVARSDDKEKLPLYRTYRGDKAKSCPS from the coding sequence ATGATGTTCAACCACCCGCCCAAGGAGTGGGGCCCCCTCGAATGGCTCGTGGCCGCGGTGGTGGTCATCGCCCTCGTCGCGGGCGCCGTCACCTGGAACAGCTCGCGCCCCGGCCCGTGCGGTGACGGCCTGGAGCAGATCGCCGGGGAGTGTGTCGGCGTCACCGACCACGCCTTTGACGCGGACGAGAAGACCAAGAGCCTCATCAAGGCCGTGGCGGACGAGAACGCCAGGGTGGAGCAGGGCTGGGAGAACCCGTCGGGCGGCAAGGCGCGCACTCCCTACGTACGCATCGCCCTGATGATGCCCTTCACGTCGGACGAGTCCAGCGCGATGACCGGCGACATGATCCGGCGCGCCCTCGCGGGTGCCCACGCGGCGCAGCTGGAGGCGAACAGCGCCAGCGGGCCGCACTACCAGCTGCTCTTCGCCCCCGACGGCAAGGACCTCAGCGAGTGGAAGCCCGTCGTGGACCGTCTCGCCGAGCTGACGCGGGACACGCGGGCCCCGCTCGTGGGGGTGACCGGCATCCCGAGCAGTACGACGGAGACCCGCGAGGCGGTCGCCGAGCTCACCCGGCGCGGCATCCCCACGGTCGGCCCGGTGATCACCGCCGCCTCCATGAACTCCCGGTACTTCTTCAAGACATCGCCCAACAACGAACAGTTCGCCAAGGCCCTTACCCGCTACCTCGACCGCTATCCGCAGGAGAAGAAGGGCCTGTTGCTCTGGGACAGCCGCGAGGGCGACGTGTACTCCCAGAACCTGCGTGAGGTCTTCGACCGGCACTTCGGCAAGACCTACGACCTGAAGAACCACAACTCCCACTACATCGGCTCGTCGGGCGACGATCAGGGCATCCCGCGGCGCTTCGCCGACGCCGTCGCGAGGATCTGCCGTGACAAGGCGGACACCGTCTTCTTCGCGGGACGCGACCAGGACCTGCCCGCCTTCATCAACCGCCTTGCCCATGAGGGTGGTTGCGACCGCGGCGGCGGCAAGCTGCGGATCCTCAAGGTCGGCATCGGCCTGGAGCCGACGCTCACCTCCGCCGATGCCGCACGCAGTCTGCACAGGGCCAACGCCACGATCGTCGACGCCTCGGCCTACGACCCCGCCTGGGCGAAGGCCACCGGCGAGGCGCCCTCGGGTTTCTCCCCCTTCCTCGCGCGTTTCAAGAAGATCGACAGCGAACACGAGCTGGGGGCCGAGCCCTTGAAGGACGGGTACGCGGCCATGTACCACGACGGGTTCGCTCTCCTCGCGTCCGCTGTCGACCGTACATACGGCGAGATCAACGAAGGTGGCGCGCACACCCCCGATCCGGCCCTGCTGCCCTCCACCAAGGACGTGTACAGCACGCTCACCATCTCGACCATCAATGGAGGGGCGTGCACCGGCTGTCTGGTCGGGGCGGGCGGCACCTACGGGTTCACAGGGCCGGGTGAGAACAACCAGTGGGCCGTCTGCAAGCCCGTCCCGATCATCGAGTTCCCGCCGGTCGCCCGGTCCGACGACAAGGAGAAGCTGCCGCTGTACCGGACGTACCGGGGGGACAAGGCGAAGAGCTGCCCGTCATGA
- the acnA gene encoding aconitate hydratase AcnA → MSANSFDARSTLRVGDESYEIFKLDKVEGSARLPYSLKVLLENLLRTEDGANITADHIRALGNWDSQAQPSQEIQFTPARVIMQDFTGVPCVVDLATMREAVKELGGDPAKINPLAPAELVIDHSVIADKFGTAEAFGQNVELEYGRNKERYQFLRWGQTAFDEFKVVPPGTGIVHQVNIEKLARTVMVRGGQAYPDTLVGTDSHTTMVNGLGVLGWGVGGIEAEAAMLGQPVSMLIPRVVGFKLTGELPAGTTATDLVLTITEMLRKHGVVGKFVEFYGEGVAATSLANRATIGNMSPEFGSTAAIFPIDDETLKYLRLTGRDEQQVALVESYAKEQGLWLDPAAEPDFSEKLELDLSTVVPSIAGPKRPQDRIVLANAAQQFAVDVRNYVADDDEAGKESFPASDSPANHPNGAPSKPVTVTAPDGSTYEIDHGAVTVAAITSCTNTSNPYVMVAAALVAKKAVEKGLTRKPWVKTTLAPGSKVVTDYFDKSGLTPYLDKVGFNLVGYGCTTCIGNSGPLPEEVSKAVNDHDLAVTSVLSGNRNFEGRINPDVKMNYLASPPLVVAYAIAGSMKVDITKDALGVDQDGKPVYLKDIWPSEAEVNDVVANSIGEDMFNKSYQDVFAGDAQWQALSIPTGNTFEWDGESTYVRKPPYFEGMGMEPAPVQDISGARVLAKLGDSVTTDHISPAGAIKADTPAGKYLSEHGVERRDFNSYGSRRGNHEIMIRGTFANIRLRNQIAPGTEGGFTRDFTQADAPVSFIYDASQNYQAAGIPLVILGGKEYGSGSSRDWAAKGTSLLGVKAVITESYERIHRSNLIGMGVVPLQFPEGQSADSLGLTGEETFSIAGLTELNDGSTPRTVKVTTDTGVEFDAVVRIDTPGEADYYRNGGILQYVLRSLIRK, encoded by the coding sequence GTGTCGGCGAACAGCTTCGACGCCCGCAGCACGCTGCGCGTGGGCGACGAGTCGTACGAGATCTTCAAGCTGGACAAGGTCGAGGGCTCCGCGCGCCTCCCTTACAGCCTGAAGGTGCTGCTGGAGAACCTGCTCCGCACCGAGGACGGCGCGAACATCACCGCCGACCACATCCGCGCGCTCGGCAACTGGGACTCCCAGGCGCAGCCGTCGCAGGAGATCCAGTTCACGCCGGCCCGCGTGATCATGCAGGACTTCACCGGCGTGCCCTGCGTCGTGGACCTCGCCACCATGCGTGAGGCCGTGAAGGAGCTCGGCGGCGACCCGGCGAAGATCAACCCGCTGGCCCCGGCCGAGCTGGTCATCGACCACTCCGTGATCGCCGACAAGTTCGGCACGGCGGAGGCCTTCGGCCAGAACGTCGAGCTGGAGTACGGCCGCAACAAGGAGCGCTACCAGTTCCTGCGCTGGGGCCAGACCGCCTTCGACGAGTTCAAGGTCGTCCCCCCGGGCACCGGCATCGTCCACCAGGTCAACATCGAGAAGCTGGCCCGTACGGTCATGGTCCGGGGTGGCCAGGCCTACCCCGACACCCTGGTCGGCACCGACTCGCACACCACGATGGTCAACGGCCTCGGCGTCCTCGGCTGGGGCGTCGGCGGCATCGAGGCCGAGGCCGCGATGCTCGGCCAGCCGGTCTCCATGCTCATCCCGCGCGTCGTCGGCTTCAAGCTGACCGGCGAGCTGCCGGCCGGCACCACCGCCACCGACCTCGTCCTCACGATCACCGAGATGCTGCGCAAGCACGGCGTCGTCGGCAAGTTCGTCGAGTTCTACGGCGAGGGTGTGGCGGCCACGAGCCTCGCCAACCGCGCCACCATCGGCAACATGTCGCCGGAGTTCGGCTCCACCGCCGCGATCTTCCCGATCGACGACGAGACGCTGAAGTACCTGCGCCTGACCGGCCGTGACGAGCAGCAGGTCGCGCTCGTCGAGTCGTACGCCAAGGAGCAGGGCCTCTGGCTCGACCCGGCCGCCGAGCCCGACTTCTCCGAGAAGCTCGAGCTGGACCTCTCGACGGTCGTCCCGTCGATCGCCGGTCCCAAGCGCCCGCAGGACCGCATCGTCCTCGCCAACGCCGCCCAGCAGTTCGCGGTCGACGTGCGCAACTACGTCGCGGACGACGACGAGGCGGGCAAGGAGTCCTTCCCGGCCTCCGACTCCCCGGCGAACCACCCCAACGGCGCCCCGTCGAAGCCGGTCACCGTCACGGCCCCCGACGGCTCGACGTACGAGATCGACCACGGCGCCGTCACGGTCGCCGCGATCACCTCCTGCACCAACACCTCGAACCCGTACGTGATGGTCGCCGCCGCGCTCGTCGCGAAGAAGGCCGTCGAGAAGGGCCTGACCCGCAAGCCGTGGGTCAAGACGACCCTCGCCCCGGGTTCCAAGGTCGTCACCGACTACTTCGACAAGTCGGGCCTGACCCCGTACCTGGACAAGGTCGGCTTCAACCTCGTCGGCTACGGCTGCACCACCTGCATCGGCAACTCGGGCCCGCTGCCCGAGGAGGTCTCGAAGGCCGTCAACGACCACGACCTGGCCGTGACGTCCGTCCTCTCCGGCAACCGGAACTTCGAGGGCCGCATCAACCCCGACGTCAAGATGAACTACCTGGCGTCCCCGCCGCTGGTCGTCGCGTACGCCATCGCCGGTTCGATGAAGGTGGACATCACCAAGGACGCCCTCGGCGTCGACCAGGACGGCAAGCCCGTCTACCTGAAGGACATCTGGCCCTCCGAGGCCGAGGTGAACGACGTCGTCGCCAACTCCATCGGCGAGGACATGTTCAACAAGTCCTACCAGGACGTCTTCGCGGGCGACGCCCAGTGGCAGGCGCTCTCGATCCCGACCGGCAACACCTTCGAGTGGGACGGCGAGTCGACCTACGTCCGCAAGCCCCCGTACTTCGAGGGCATGGGCATGGAGCCGGCCCCGGTCCAGGACATCTCCGGCGCCCGCGTGCTCGCCAAGCTGGGCGACTCGGTCACCACCGACCACATCTCCCCGGCCGGTGCGATCAAGGCCGACACCCCGGCCGGCAAGTACCTGTCGGAGCACGGCGTCGAGCGCCGCGACTTCAACTCGTACGGTTCCCGTCGCGGCAACCACGAGATCATGATCCGCGGCACGTTCGCCAACATCCGCCTGCGCAACCAGATCGCGCCGGGCACCGAGGGCGGCTTCACGCGTGACTTCACGCAGGCCGACGCGCCGGTCTCGTTCATCTACGACGCCTCGCAGAACTACCAGGCCGCCGGCATCCCGCTGGTCATCCTGGGCGGCAAGGAGTACGGCTCAGGATCGTCGCGCGACTGGGCCGCCAAGGGCACCAGCCTGCTCGGCGTGAAGGCCGTCATCACCGAGTCGTACGAGCGCATCCACCGCTCGAACCTCATCGGCATGGGCGTCGTCCCGCTGCAGTTCCCGGAGGGCCAGTCCGCCGACTCCCTCGGCCTGACCGGCGAGGAGACCTTCTCCATCGCGGGCCTCACCGAGCTGAACGACGGCTCCACGCCTCGGACGGTCAAGGTCACCACCGACACCGGCGTGGAGTTCGACGCGGTCGTCCGCATCGACACCCCCGGCGAGGCGGACTACTACCGCAACGGCGGCATCCTGCAGTACGTGCTGCGTTCGCTGATCCGCAAGTAG
- a CDS encoding NACHT domain-containing NTPase, translating into MDAGAVGIKVASSVVVPLLKRLLLPPPKAPGAEYTERPVRIKGLLSFAGDHPALSKDDMHRLARELVRRAVRAAGPHERPIADDEHDAVGQALTRTLFALGELDMDDVQVFVLGPEELARELSRKAGPDTRRLLTRDAALFHDVLLRTACVHLVRFFTQRPGFAARAQLEEFHELRRQRDQLEVILRRVSGDDWMAADARFEEKYAAYVIERHGSLTLYGVDLRDPGGQEWPLESAYLSLRAVATAAVDDEPDAAREGRAAELEESVETVLVGHGRVLLQGLAGTGKTTLVQWLALTTARQETVPGHLPQLLGRVPFVLPLRTLVREGTELPLPDDFLRRMGCPLVGTEPDGWTARVLQNGRGVLLIDGLDEIPEADRTRTRDWLRRLLAAFSGNLWLATTRPSALAPGWLEREGFHEFTLNALRPDDLWRFIQRWHTAAEAPEGTDDELIQSLRTHPELSRLATNPLMCSLICALHRERNGFLPEGRSALYKAALSMLLERRDKERGVPPELSEEAAAEPLKRLAYWLIRNERTQIERTDAVELLRRLQPQVPSLQRMGDPEHALRYLLVRTGLLREPASGAVDFVHRTFQDYLGAKAVLEERDFGILVKNAHAEEWEDVVQMAVAQSDHNGRADLLMRLNDRGNREKDATVQARLRLLALASLEQATRLDPVVRRTIETEAARMLPPRSLRQARVLARTGPLLLGLLPRAGKLKGDEELATVHAICQIGGDAAIPRLTEFLGTRQPVVRAQLLGHWDRFDTGVYAKEIIRPLLTADPSQPVTVRSGAELDALATLPGCERVGIHGDFAPTAIRAALDPRRLRELRLRGALQLDDLGLLADFPALESLTLQGCRNLREPAPLTRLPQLHTLVLEDLPQFEPLAKLAQCPRLSALHLGLQVPWRGLADLSRLGDLRVLALPMGTVELSEIAHFQALEELRLHEAGDRLLPDGWGALLAQLPALRTVTLSPEQLSTLLFDPKAQVSQVTHLYVYAKPGAPVSLRRIARRLPGLVEIHLTQGTDIDLSHLAGLSGLRRVRLAYPGEVRAAANVPDRVDLEIYPQP; encoded by the coding sequence GTGGACGCTGGAGCAGTGGGCATCAAGGTCGCGTCCTCGGTCGTGGTGCCGTTGCTGAAGCGGTTGCTGCTGCCGCCGCCCAAGGCGCCGGGAGCCGAGTACACCGAACGGCCCGTACGGATCAAGGGGTTGCTGTCCTTCGCGGGCGACCACCCCGCGCTCAGCAAGGACGACATGCACCGGCTCGCCCGGGAGCTGGTGCGCCGGGCGGTACGGGCCGCCGGGCCGCACGAGCGGCCGATCGCGGACGACGAGCACGACGCCGTCGGGCAGGCCCTGACCCGTACCCTCTTCGCCCTCGGCGAGCTCGACATGGACGACGTGCAGGTCTTCGTGCTCGGGCCCGAAGAACTGGCCAGGGAACTGTCCCGCAAGGCCGGGCCCGACACGCGCAGGCTGCTCACCCGCGACGCGGCGCTCTTCCACGACGTACTCCTGCGGACGGCCTGCGTGCACCTCGTGCGGTTCTTCACCCAGCGGCCCGGATTCGCGGCCCGGGCCCAACTCGAGGAGTTCCACGAACTGCGGCGCCAGCGCGACCAGTTGGAGGTCATTCTGCGCCGCGTATCGGGCGACGACTGGATGGCGGCGGACGCCCGCTTCGAGGAGAAATATGCCGCCTACGTCATTGAGCGGCACGGCAGCCTCACCCTCTACGGAGTCGATCTGCGCGACCCCGGCGGCCAGGAGTGGCCCCTGGAGAGCGCCTACTTGAGCCTGCGGGCCGTCGCGACGGCCGCCGTGGACGACGAACCCGACGCGGCCCGCGAGGGAAGGGCGGCGGAACTCGAAGAGAGCGTCGAGACCGTCCTCGTCGGTCACGGGCGCGTCCTGCTGCAAGGGCTCGCCGGTACGGGCAAGACGACGCTCGTCCAGTGGCTGGCCCTGACCACCGCGCGGCAGGAGACGGTGCCGGGGCATCTGCCGCAGCTCCTGGGGCGCGTTCCCTTCGTCCTCCCGCTGCGCACCCTGGTCCGCGAGGGCACCGAACTGCCGCTGCCCGACGACTTCCTGCGCCGGATGGGCTGCCCGCTGGTGGGCACCGAACCCGACGGCTGGACGGCGCGCGTGCTGCAGAACGGCCGCGGGGTCCTGCTCATCGACGGCCTCGACGAGATTCCCGAGGCCGACCGCACACGCACCAGGGACTGGCTGCGCCGGCTCCTCGCCGCCTTCTCCGGCAACCTGTGGCTCGCCACCACCCGCCCCTCCGCGCTCGCCCCCGGCTGGCTGGAGCGCGAGGGCTTCCACGAGTTCACCCTGAACGCGCTGCGCCCCGACGATCTGTGGCGCTTCATCCAGCGGTGGCACACGGCGGCCGAAGCGCCTGAAGGAACGGACGACGAGCTGATCCAATCCCTGCGCACACACCCGGAATTGAGCAGGCTCGCCACCAACCCGCTGATGTGCAGCTTGATCTGCGCCCTGCACAGGGAGCGCAACGGCTTTCTGCCCGAGGGGCGGTCCGCCCTCTACAAAGCGGCCCTGTCCATGCTGCTTGAACGGCGCGACAAGGAGCGCGGCGTGCCCCCCGAGCTCAGCGAGGAGGCCGCCGCCGAACCCCTCAAACGCCTCGCGTACTGGCTCATCCGCAACGAACGCACCCAGATCGAACGTACGGACGCCGTGGAGCTGCTCCGCAGGCTTCAACCCCAGGTGCCGAGCCTCCAGCGGATGGGAGACCCCGAGCACGCCTTGCGGTATCTCCTCGTACGCACCGGACTGCTGCGTGAACCCGCCTCGGGTGCCGTGGATTTCGTCCACCGCACCTTTCAGGATTATCTCGGCGCCAAGGCGGTGCTCGAAGAGCGGGACTTCGGCATTCTGGTGAAGAACGCCCATGCCGAAGAGTGGGAGGACGTGGTGCAGATGGCCGTGGCGCAGAGCGATCACAACGGACGCGCCGATCTGCTCATGCGGCTCAACGACCGCGGCAACCGCGAGAAGGACGCGACGGTACAGGCCAGACTGCGGCTGCTCGCCCTCGCCTCGCTGGAGCAGGCCACCCGTCTCGACCCCGTCGTGCGGCGGACCATCGAGACCGAGGCGGCGCGCATGCTGCCGCCGCGCAGCCTGCGCCAGGCCAGGGTCCTCGCGCGCACGGGGCCGCTGCTGCTCGGCCTGCTGCCCAGGGCGGGGAAACTGAAGGGCGACGAGGAGCTGGCGACCGTCCACGCGATCTGCCAGATCGGCGGTGACGCCGCCATCCCGCGTCTGACGGAGTTCCTCGGCACCCGACAGCCCGTGGTGCGGGCCCAACTCCTCGGACACTGGGACCGGTTCGACACCGGTGTCTACGCCAAGGAGATCATCCGGCCGCTCCTGACCGCGGATCCGTCGCAGCCCGTCACCGTGCGCTCGGGTGCCGAGCTCGACGCCCTCGCGACCCTGCCCGGATGCGAACGCGTCGGCATTCACGGCGACTTCGCCCCGACGGCCATCCGCGCGGCGCTGGACCCCCGGCGCCTGCGCGAGCTGCGGCTGCGCGGCGCGCTCCAGCTGGACGACCTCGGTCTGCTCGCGGACTTCCCGGCACTGGAGAGCCTCACCCTGCAGGGTTGCCGCAACCTCAGGGAGCCCGCGCCGCTCACCCGGCTGCCCCAGCTGCACACCCTCGTACTGGAAGACCTCCCGCAGTTCGAACCGCTGGCGAAGCTGGCCCAGTGCCCGCGCCTCAGCGCCCTGCACTTGGGGCTACAAGTGCCCTGGCGCGGGCTCGCCGATCTGTCACGCCTCGGGGATCTGCGGGTCCTCGCGCTGCCGATGGGTACGGTCGAGCTGTCGGAGATCGCGCACTTCCAGGCGCTGGAGGAGCTGCGCCTGCACGAAGCGGGCGACCGGCTACTGCCGGACGGCTGGGGCGCCCTGCTCGCCCAGCTGCCCGCGCTGCGCACGGTGACCCTCTCGCCCGAGCAGCTGAGCACGCTGCTCTTCGACCCGAAGGCGCAGGTCTCGCAGGTCACGCATCTCTATGTGTACGCCAAGCCGGGCGCACCCGTCTCGCTGCGGCGTATCGCCCGGAGGCTGCCGGGACTTGTGGAGATCCATCTCACCCAGGGCACCGACATCGATCTCTCTCATCTGGCCGGCCTGTCCGGGCTGCGACGGGTCAGGCTCGCCTACCCGGGAGAGGTCCGTGCGGCGGCGAACGTCCCCGACCGGGTCGACCTCGAGATCTACCCACAGCCCTGA
- a CDS encoding ATP-binding protein: protein MGKPQTPPLYGRGPLLGSLIPSLTGLAYDERARRKREFGDDVPVVLLTGQHGLGRSAVLDGLARHYHKRLPLAHVRVVTPGASAAVPAQSGGVPAAPAADFVQVLERIVCALAPGLGLFPVLLPGLFAVTGWCLGDADGRDAMCARHARLLIACGLLAGDERDVARQWSERVEASVAEAAGAAAAGIAVEDDDGSQPVTAAILRELQSLRGLAPARNWYGQRHTTPDGVTGKPDALLELGRRFHRGGDYQHAVENTLMAAFLEEVADTYGLVRHLNREPWPLILLDEAHAPAGQRFLNLLLEHRAVAQRPHRDRITVVATRLGDVPQDEAPQAVRRELADLLPAVGGARRKQAAAIWQRTGHDPSAGLLVVPLTPLGRDDVLSMLDRASARLLHPHLASALHSLTGGHPAAGTALCDAVVHAARQNRTVTPRDLLDLPTAQGRPVTQVLLEDLLPDRRQRDRLLVLCLARDNATAEALAEDLRLDGPEQLPANAAAQYLVERQWQQSVPVEAPLVESRLLQSLLVHEARRTSPPPDDPHSWHQIHRFLHLHHVQRSDTEEADALRHSLAAGNAAQVVDMLADEFGAEEAEQSVQHWLFCLRHCATAPTPPSAGGGSSVNSQDGAGGWSDHRVEIALGEYAARYTHLDEAGRSINRLLHALWYLSEPYADAAIDPDAETLCQAVGDELGFLSRRHRTWYAALGRAARDWPVAARRRKVLPVPASEGS from the coding sequence ATGGGCAAGCCGCAAACGCCACCGCTGTACGGTCGCGGTCCTCTGCTGGGCTCACTCATTCCGTCGCTCACCGGCCTGGCCTACGACGAACGGGCGCGCAGAAAACGGGAGTTCGGCGACGACGTGCCCGTCGTCCTGCTCACCGGGCAGCACGGACTCGGTCGCAGCGCCGTCCTGGACGGGCTCGCGCGGCACTACCACAAGCGGCTCCCGCTGGCCCATGTGCGGGTCGTGACGCCGGGGGCGTCCGCCGCCGTCCCCGCACAGTCCGGGGGCGTGCCCGCCGCGCCGGCCGCCGACTTCGTGCAGGTCCTCGAACGGATCGTGTGCGCGCTCGCACCCGGGCTCGGCCTGTTCCCCGTCCTGCTGCCGGGCCTGTTCGCGGTCACCGGCTGGTGCCTGGGCGACGCGGACGGGCGGGACGCCATGTGTGCCCGGCACGCCCGGCTCCTGATCGCCTGCGGTCTTCTGGCCGGGGACGAGCGGGACGTGGCGCGGCAGTGGTCGGAGCGGGTCGAAGCCTCCGTGGCCGAGGCGGCGGGCGCGGCCGCCGCCGGCATCGCGGTGGAGGACGACGACGGCTCGCAGCCGGTCACCGCGGCGATCCTGCGTGAACTCCAGTCCCTGCGCGGCCTCGCCCCGGCCCGGAACTGGTACGGGCAGCGGCACACCACGCCGGACGGCGTCACCGGGAAACCCGATGCCCTGCTGGAGCTCGGCCGGCGCTTCCACCGGGGCGGCGACTACCAGCACGCCGTCGAGAACACCCTGATGGCCGCCTTCCTGGAGGAAGTGGCCGACACCTACGGCCTGGTACGGCACCTGAACCGTGAGCCCTGGCCACTGATCCTCCTCGACGAGGCGCACGCCCCCGCGGGGCAGCGCTTCCTGAACCTGCTCCTCGAACACCGCGCCGTCGCGCAGCGGCCCCACCGAGACCGGATCACCGTCGTCGCCACCCGTCTCGGGGACGTACCGCAGGACGAGGCGCCGCAGGCGGTGCGCCGCGAACTGGCGGACCTGCTGCCCGCCGTGGGCGGCGCGCGGCGCAAGCAGGCCGCCGCCATCTGGCAGCGCACCGGACACGATCCGTCCGCCGGGCTGCTCGTCGTGCCGCTGACGCCGCTGGGCAGGGACGACGTCCTGTCGATGCTCGACCGGGCGTCGGCGCGGCTGCTCCACCCGCACCTGGCATCGGCGCTGCACTCGCTGACCGGAGGCCACCCGGCGGCCGGTACCGCGCTGTGCGACGCCGTGGTGCACGCGGCGCGGCAGAACCGCACGGTGACCCCCAGGGACCTGCTCGACCTGCCCACCGCGCAGGGGCGCCCGGTCACCCAGGTGCTGCTTGAGGATCTGCTGCCGGACCGGCGCCAGCGCGACCGGCTCCTCGTGCTGTGCCTGGCCCGGGACAACGCGACCGCGGAGGCACTCGCCGAGGACCTGCGTCTCGACGGGCCCGAGCAGCTGCCCGCCAATGCGGCGGCACAGTACCTGGTGGAGCGGCAGTGGCAGCAATCCGTCCCCGTCGAGGCGCCGTTGGTCGAGAGCCGGCTGCTTCAGTCGCTCCTCGTCCACGAGGCGCGCCGCACCTCGCCGCCCCCCGACGATCCGCACAGCTGGCACCAGATCCACCGCTTCCTGCATCTGCACCACGTGCAGCGCTCCGACACCGAGGAAGCGGACGCGTTGCGGCACAGTCTGGCCGCCGGGAACGCCGCACAGGTGGTGGACATGCTGGCGGACGAGTTCGGTGCGGAGGAGGCGGAACAGAGCGTCCAGCACTGGCTGTTCTGCCTGCGGCACTGTGCCACCGCCCCGACTCCGCCGTCGGCGGGCGGCGGATCGTCCGTGAACTCCCAGGACGGTGCGGGCGGTTGGAGCGACCACCGGGTGGAGATCGCCCTGGGGGAGTACGCCGCCCGCTACACCCACCTCGACGAGGCGGGCCGCAGCATCAACCGGCTCCTGCACGCCCTGTGGTACCTGTCCGAGCCGTACGCCGACGCGGCGATCGACCCGGACGCCGAGACCCTGTGCCAGGCGGTGGGCGACGAACTCGGATTCCTCTCCCGGCGCCACCGCACCTGGTACGCAGCCCTTGGCAGGGCCGCCCGCGACTGGCCGGTGGCCGCCCGCAGACGGAAGGTCCTGCCCGTCCCCGCCAGTGAGGGGTCATGA
- a CDS encoding VOC family protein → MSVELNHTIIHARDNRESAEFFTDLLGLEITSEWGPFIAVALSNAVTLDFATIPAKDIALQHYAFLISEEEFDAAYEKISTRGIEHWADPQQKLPGEFNTNDGGRGVYFLDPAGHAMELITVPYGGFPGS, encoded by the coding sequence TTGTCGGTCGAGCTGAACCACACGATCATCCACGCCCGGGACAACCGGGAGTCCGCTGAATTCTTCACGGACCTTCTGGGCCTTGAAATCACTTCTGAATGGGGCCCGTTCATCGCGGTGGCCCTGAGCAATGCAGTCACGCTGGACTTCGCCACCATCCCCGCGAAGGACATCGCGCTGCAGCACTACGCCTTCCTCATCTCCGAGGAAGAGTTCGACGCGGCGTACGAGAAGATCTCGACGCGCGGCATCGAGCACTGGGCAGATCCGCAGCAGAAGCTGCCGGGCGAGTTCAACACCAACGACGGCGGCCGGGGGGTCTACTTCCTGGACCCGGCGGGCCACGCCATGGAGCTGATCACCGTCCCGTACGGCGGCTTCCCCGGTTCATGA